From the genome of Streptomyces sp. NBC_01341, one region includes:
- a CDS encoding transposase family protein, with the protein MVSRTVLAHQVFTGVSRGHLAYLVEELADPWQAVVEGRRHKARGGARQREAGAGVRHRLVFVDRLVATLIHLRHDLPHAALGLLFDVDRSTITRAIGEMRGLLAERGCAVPDRPGLRLRTLADVFAYAQAEDIELRLDATEVQVRRPPAGRGGRRVFVSGKKKQNTMKATVVADHEGRTLWTDALRPGRMHDATAARNEGIGTCFQHFSDVEVLLDDGYLGLRRDHPGQAVTPPRKGNKISPPEVLEARLRARHRHSSKRITVEHALADHKRWKQLVRWTHRRENLPATYRAIAGLVSDRNTTD; encoded by the coding sequence ATGGTCAGTCGGACGGTTCTCGCGCATCAGGTGTTCACAGGGGTTTCTCGGGGGCATCTCGCGTACCTGGTTGAGGAGTTGGCCGACCCTTGGCAGGCGGTGGTCGAGGGGCGTCGTCACAAAGCCCGCGGCGGGGCCAGGCAGCGTGAGGCAGGAGCCGGTGTCCGGCATCGGCTGGTGTTCGTCGACCGGCTCGTGGCCACGCTGATTCATCTGCGGCACGATTTGCCGCATGCAGCGTTGGGGCTGCTGTTCGACGTCGACCGCTCTACCATCACCCGTGCGATCGGCGAGATGCGAGGGCTGCTGGCCGAGCGGGGATGTGCGGTCCCGGACCGGCCCGGCCTGCGGCTGCGGACCTTGGCGGATGTGTTCGCATACGCCCAGGCCGAAGACATCGAGCTGCGGCTGGACGCCACCGAAGTCCAGGTCCGCCGGCCCCCGGCCGGCCGCGGCGGACGCCGTGTCTTCGTCTCGGGGAAGAAGAAGCAGAACACGATGAAGGCCACCGTCGTTGCCGACCATGAGGGCCGCACGCTCTGGACCGACGCCCTGCGACCAGGGCGGATGCATGACGCGACCGCTGCACGCAACGAGGGCATCGGTACCTGTTTCCAGCACTTCTCCGACGTGGAAGTCCTCCTGGACGACGGCTACCTCGGACTCCGCCGCGACCATCCCGGCCAAGCGGTGACGCCGCCGAGGAAGGGAAACAAGATCAGCCCTCCCGAGGTCCTCGAAGCCCGCCTACGAGCCCGGCACCGGCACTCCTCGAAGCGCATCACCGTCGAACACGCCCTCGCCGATCACAAACGCTGGAAGCAATTGGTCCGCTGGACCCACCGCCGGGAGAACCTGCCCGCCACCTACCGGGCCATCGCCGGCCTCGTCTCCGACCGCAACACCACCGACTGA
- a CDS encoding DUF6247 family protein: MSAQPDHAPVTPYAPAPGAPAELLAQLRADRRSTRWVPAFEQEWAAALEESRRTFSLGALYEVIQVWQARLASAPTVDAFLDSGRDDSAFMDLQEIRRKRR; encoded by the coding sequence ATGAGCGCGCAGCCTGACCACGCCCCCGTCACGCCCTACGCCCCCGCTCCAGGAGCTCCGGCCGAGCTGCTCGCCCAGCTGCGCGCCGATCGCCGCTCCACGCGGTGGGTGCCGGCCTTCGAGCAGGAGTGGGCGGCCGCCCTCGAGGAGTCACGCCGGACGTTTTCGCTCGGTGCGCTGTACGAAGTCATTCAGGTCTGGCAGGCTCGCCTCGCCTCCGCGCCGACAGTGGACGCGTTCCTCGACTCAGGTCGGGACGACAGCGCCTTCATGGACCTGCAGGAGATCCGGAGAAAGCGCCGGTGA
- a CDS encoding SRPBCC family protein, producing MSSLAVTASSHSSASAAIVYAALLDAESWPLWSAHADIEWDVPAGVDRPARVDDLRTIRSHTGRVCCRERVVEMIPDQRFSYEQTAGLFTSHRGSVDLARASHGGTDITWSATYRHTLPLLDMLRRRRLQVWVQDLASYANSIVSRNS from the coding sequence GTGTCGTCCCTCGCTGTTACTGCTTCTTCGCACTCATCGGCGTCTGCCGCCATCGTCTACGCGGCGCTCCTGGATGCAGAATCCTGGCCGTTGTGGTCCGCCCACGCCGACATCGAGTGGGATGTGCCTGCGGGAGTCGACCGGCCGGCACGCGTGGATGACCTGCGCACCATCCGTTCCCATACTGGGCGTGTGTGCTGCCGCGAGCGCGTCGTCGAGATGATTCCCGACCAGCGGTTCAGCTACGAACAGACCGCAGGTCTGTTCACCTCTCATCGAGGGTCTGTGGACCTGGCCCGAGCCTCCCATGGCGGCACCGACATCACCTGGTCAGCGACCTACCGACACACCCTCCCTCTCCTGGACATGCTCAGGAGACGGCGTCTGCAGGTTTGGGTCCAGGATCTCGCGTCATACGCCAACTCGATCGTGAGCCGTAACTCCTAG
- a CDS encoding LamG domain-containing protein — MAAATIVIAALPPLTDGASAAPQPEAAAALTPESEAAARAGETGKPVEVDEARSETSQTFANPDGTFTQTMNAAPVRARGGNGSWAAIDTTLERTAGGRIEARSTTAQVSFSGGGPGSAMVNLQRDGKSLTFGWPDALPEPTLDSDAATYAEVLPGVDLQLTATSTGFSQVLVVKTAKAAENPELERLRMAVAATGVRMLPGDGGGLRFVDGDGAKVFEAPAGNMWDSAGDITPVAKAQSGARAAQHAMAEGEESAANQANPEAASQGPSSGDNTATLPVKITDGGVEIAPDLELLRGSDTVFPVYVDPPVSALVRSDWTALSSDGDKFWEFKGDKGTGYCKDYAGYLCSSTPYRQRLFFEYPLASLYGKKVVDATFSAYQTWSFTCTPRWYDLSLLEYRSAGISSTTTWGSQAAKVDLMGDRNVANGRGSLCSPSQPSDWVDFSDNVKDPDEANENLTPTVQQYITDKKSQITFALNPHDEDSTASWARFRDDAKLSVTYVSPPNTPSGASLGVRQGTTGTKCGTATAPFVTSDTTPQVLAPVGSSDGAQAQLRSQFEVWKEGATAKTWGVSSPSTTWAAPSIRGADTSALAGQTLYKMRARTEAYYKTDRGVTGSLLSSWSTWCYFKVDTDSPPEPLISSKDPNLYQPSETHPASGGVGTKGTFTFTPGDTNPSTPAIDSDVVSYRYRLNSNAISPPITVPVGTAKDVDITPDQPGENVIRVWGYDAAGHSSLEGEYRFRVAGAETPSGIWHLDNDGTDSATATQHPLVPAGSAAFVSTARVGSHALRLNGTTAYAATSASPLDTSKSFTVSAWVRIGDVSRSQTILSQEAPTLSAFALHYSFSLKKWAFSRYASDIAAPTSARSVSDASPVPNVWTHLTGVYDAGAQTVQLYVNGRAQGAPVAFTTPWEATGPMQVGRFHSSTGYVEPFVGDVDDIHSWSRALSEDEAVAHARAEDTDDSDGTAGAPVTAKVGDWDATDPARATGTTIADASAYNRAMSLTGATLGIDPQSLIDQEIDPSIPSRQVMALSGSASSAAGPGPVVDETGSFTATVWARVDGTKLTDTSKAHTIQVLGTPGTTQSSWGVWYEQPAGSSVGRWVFGRTNKDAASPATITVESGAASKDEWVRLTAVYDAQQQAKDSAGQSQQGALFLYVDAQRFSDEDGEVFDTPWQAVGKLNVGRTWKDGLAQNYFPGWVAGIRVWAGAMDETTVGDLYYAEQ, encoded by the coding sequence TTGGCCGCTGCGACGATCGTCATCGCGGCATTGCCACCTCTGACCGACGGAGCGTCAGCTGCACCACAGCCAGAAGCCGCAGCAGCTTTGACGCCGGAATCTGAGGCAGCGGCGCGCGCGGGCGAGACAGGAAAGCCCGTAGAGGTCGACGAAGCCCGCAGTGAGACCTCGCAGACCTTCGCCAACCCGGACGGTACGTTCACGCAGACAATGAACGCCGCACCGGTGCGAGCCCGTGGAGGCAATGGTTCGTGGGCGGCGATCGACACGACTCTTGAGCGCACAGCGGGCGGTCGTATCGAAGCACGCTCGACGACCGCCCAGGTCTCCTTCTCCGGCGGTGGGCCAGGCAGCGCCATGGTCAACTTGCAAAGGGACGGCAAGTCCCTGACCTTCGGGTGGCCTGATGCGCTGCCTGAGCCGACGCTCGACTCGGATGCCGCGACGTACGCAGAAGTTCTGCCAGGCGTGGACCTGCAGCTCACTGCGACCAGCACGGGCTTCTCCCAGGTCCTTGTCGTCAAGACAGCGAAGGCCGCCGAGAACCCCGAGCTTGAGCGGCTACGGATGGCCGTAGCGGCCACGGGGGTTCGTATGCTGCCGGGGGATGGTGGCGGCCTGCGCTTCGTCGATGGCGATGGGGCCAAGGTCTTCGAGGCCCCCGCTGGCAACATGTGGGACTCGGCTGGAGATATCACCCCGGTCGCCAAGGCCCAGAGCGGTGCTCGCGCAGCTCAGCACGCCATGGCTGAAGGCGAGGAGTCCGCCGCAAATCAAGCCAACCCGGAAGCTGCGTCTCAGGGCCCAAGCAGCGGCGACAACACAGCGACGCTGCCAGTGAAGATCACGGACGGCGGCGTGGAGATTGCGCCTGACCTGGAGCTTCTACGTGGTTCGGATACCGTCTTCCCCGTCTATGTCGACCCTCCAGTCTCGGCTCTGGTGCGGTCCGACTGGACAGCGCTGTCCTCGGATGGTGACAAGTTCTGGGAGTTCAAGGGCGACAAGGGCACCGGGTACTGCAAGGACTACGCCGGCTACCTGTGCTCATCCACGCCGTACAGGCAACGTCTGTTCTTCGAGTACCCGCTTGCCTCTCTGTACGGCAAGAAGGTCGTGGACGCGACGTTCTCCGCGTACCAGACCTGGTCGTTCACCTGTACACCACGTTGGTACGACCTGAGCCTCCTGGAATACAGGAGCGCCGGGATCTCCTCTACCACTACGTGGGGATCACAGGCGGCCAAGGTTGATCTGATGGGTGACCGAAACGTCGCAAATGGGAGGGGATCGCTGTGTAGCCCGTCCCAGCCTTCAGACTGGGTGGACTTCAGCGACAACGTGAAGGACCCGGATGAGGCGAACGAGAACCTCACCCCGACCGTCCAGCAGTACATCACAGACAAGAAATCTCAGATCACCTTCGCGCTGAATCCGCACGACGAGGATTCGACTGCGTCATGGGCCCGATTCCGAGACGACGCCAAGCTGTCTGTGACGTACGTGTCCCCGCCGAACACGCCGTCAGGAGCCTCTCTGGGAGTCAGGCAGGGCACTACTGGCACCAAATGCGGTACTGCGACCGCCCCGTTCGTCACCAGCGATACCACCCCTCAGGTCCTTGCACCCGTAGGTTCATCGGACGGTGCGCAAGCGCAGTTGCGCTCCCAATTCGAGGTGTGGAAAGAGGGCGCGACTGCGAAGACGTGGGGGGTGAGTTCGCCGAGTACCACGTGGGCGGCGCCTTCGATCCGCGGTGCGGACACAAGCGCGCTAGCGGGTCAGACTCTGTACAAGATGCGGGCCCGAACCGAGGCCTACTACAAGACGGACCGTGGGGTCACCGGGTCGTTGCTGTCGAGCTGGTCAACTTGGTGCTACTTCAAGGTAGATACCGACAGCCCGCCCGAGCCGCTGATCAGCAGCAAGGATCCGAACCTCTACCAGCCCTCGGAGACGCATCCCGCATCCGGTGGCGTGGGAACCAAGGGCACCTTTACCTTCACTCCGGGTGACACGAACCCCTCTACCCCTGCGATTGACTCCGACGTGGTTTCCTACCGCTACCGGCTGAACAGCAATGCCATTTCTCCTCCCATCACGGTGCCGGTGGGCACGGCCAAGGACGTCGATATCACGCCCGACCAGCCCGGTGAGAACGTGATCCGGGTGTGGGGTTACGACGCGGCGGGTCATTCGTCGCTGGAGGGCGAGTACCGGTTCAGGGTGGCCGGTGCCGAGACGCCTTCCGGTATCTGGCATCTGGACAACGACGGCACGGACAGCGCCACTGCCACACAGCATCCTCTGGTGCCAGCTGGCTCAGCCGCGTTCGTATCGACGGCTCGTGTCGGCTCTCACGCGCTCAGGTTGAACGGCACCACTGCCTATGCGGCCACGAGTGCGTCGCCTCTGGATACTTCCAAGTCCTTCACGGTCTCGGCGTGGGTAAGGATTGGTGACGTTTCCCGCAGCCAGACCATTCTGTCGCAAGAGGCACCAACGCTGTCGGCTTTTGCTCTGCACTACTCATTCAGCTTGAAGAAGTGGGCGTTCTCACGCTACGCAAGCGACATCGCCGCACCTACGTCCGCTCGTTCGGTATCCGATGCGTCGCCTGTCCCTAACGTGTGGACTCACCTGACCGGGGTCTACGATGCGGGCGCTCAGACGGTGCAGCTGTATGTCAACGGCAGGGCCCAAGGTGCACCAGTCGCCTTCACCACCCCGTGGGAGGCCACCGGCCCGATGCAGGTGGGCCGTTTCCATAGCAGTACGGGCTATGTGGAGCCGTTCGTCGGCGATGTGGATGACATTCACAGCTGGTCTCGGGCTCTGAGCGAAGATGAGGCCGTCGCACACGCGCGGGCCGAGGACACCGATGACAGCGATGGGACGGCCGGCGCGCCCGTCACGGCAAAGGTCGGTGACTGGGACGCCACGGACCCCGCCAGGGCCACCGGCACCACCATCGCCGACGCTTCCGCCTATAACCGTGCCATGTCACTGACCGGCGCCACGCTCGGCATCGACCCGCAGTCGCTGATCGACCAGGAAATCGATCCGAGTATCCCCTCTCGCCAGGTCATGGCACTGAGCGGCAGTGCCAGTAGTGCGGCCGGGCCCGGTCCGGTGGTGGACGAGACGGGATCCTTCACCGCCACGGTGTGGGCCCGAGTCGACGGCACCAAGCTCACAGACACGTCCAAAGCCCATACGATTCAGGTTCTCGGCACGCCGGGCACAACGCAGTCCTCCTGGGGCGTGTGGTACGAGCAGCCAGCAGGAAGCAGCGTCGGGCGCTGGGTATTCGGACGCACGAACAAGGACGCAGCCAGCCCGGCCACGATCACGGTCGAATCCGGTGCGGCCTCCAAGGACGAGTGGGTGCGTCTGACCGCTGTCTACGATGCGCAGCAGCAGGCCAAGGACTCTGCAGGCCAGAGCCAACAGGGGGCCCTCTTCCTGTATGTCGACGCTCAGCGCTTCAGCGACGAGGACGGCGAAGTCTTCGACACCCCCTGGCAGGCGGTCGGCAAGCTCAACGTCGGCCGTACCTGGAAGGACGGTCTGGCCCAGAACTACTTCCCCGGCTGGGTAGCCGGCATCCGTGTCTGGGCGGGCGCCATGGACGAGACCACGGTCGGCGACCTGTACTACGCCGAGCAGTAG
- a CDS encoding IS630 family transposase (programmed frameshift), whose amino-acid sequence MRYPQGGGLTAERQQFREELRLQAAERFARGEGSTAIARDLRVSVRSVQRWRHAWAEGGPRSLRSQGPASLPRLSDQQFAQLEAELAKGPAAHGWEDQRWTLNRVKTVIGRRFHLTYTIQGVRKLLVRNGWSCQVPARRAMERDDDAVAVGQGGVAPRGRLAAARGAWLVFEDEAGFSMTPPQAKTWSPRGRTPMVRVRGRSRRRLSIAALTCYKPRHRSRLIYRPRRDDGRRDGRKSFSWRDYRDLLVAAHQQLGGPIVLVWDNLNVHKAAGLRELGLREFAETRDWLTIHYLPPYAPDLNPVEGIWSLLRRGWLSNVAFSTPEHLIRTVRSGLRHIQYRSNLIDGCLTETGLTIRPP is encoded by the exons ATGCGGTATCCACAAGGGGGCGGGCTGACCGCCGAACGGCAGCAGTTCCGCGAAGAGTTACGGCTCCAGGCGGCCGAGCGGTTCGCCCGGGGCGAGGGCAGTACCGCGATCGCCCGAGATCTGCGGGTCAGTGTCCGCTCGGTCCAGCGATGGCGTCATGCGTGGGCCGAGGGCGGCCCGCGATCCCTGCGGTCGCAGGGACCGGCATCACTGCCGAGGTTGAGCGATCAGCAGTTCGCTCAGCTGGAGGCGGAGCTGGCCAAGGGGCCGGCCGCGCATGGCTGGGAGGACCAGCGCTGGACGCTGAACCGCGTGAAGACGGTGATCGGCCGACGCTTCCATCTGACGTACACGATCCAGGGTGTGCGGAAGCTGTTGGTGCGTAACGGCTGGTCCTGCCAGGTCCCGGCCCGTCGTGCCATGGAGCGGGACGATGATGCGGTCGCG GTGGGGCAAGGAGGTGTGGCCCCGCGCGGAAGATTAGCGGCGGCCCGTGGGGCCTGGCTGGTCTTCGAGGACGAAGCCGGGTTCTCCATGACGCCGCCGCAGGCCAAGACATGGTCACCACGAGGCCGCACCCCGATGGTCCGGGTCCGCGGCCGTTCCCGCCGCCGGCTCTCCATAGCCGCGCTGACCTGCTACAAACCCCGCCACCGATCCCGGCTGATCTACCGACCGCGGCGGGACGACGGCCGGCGTGACGGGCGCAAAAGCTTCTCCTGGCGTGACTACCGGGACCTGCTGGTCGCCGCCCACCAACAACTCGGCGGCCCGATCGTCCTCGTCTGGGACAACCTCAACGTCCACAAAGCCGCAGGTCTGCGGGAGTTAGGTCTGCGGGAGTTCGCCGAAACCCGGGACTGGCTGACCATCCACTACCTGCCGCCCTACGCACCCGACCTCAACCCCGTCGAAGGCATCTGGTCCCTCCTGCGGCGCGGCTGGCTCTCCAATGTCGCCTTCTCCACACCAGAGCACCTCATCCGCACAGTCCGGAGCGGCCTACGGCACATCCAGTACCGCAGCAACCTCATCGACGGCTGCCTCACCGAGACCGGCCTGACCATCCGACCCCCCTGA
- a CDS encoding AAA family ATPase — translation MKVTRIEAQNFMSFSRLDLPLDAGTTVVTGPNAVGKSNLGRIIDVARLVVASHASSQVQEQLDLYARAPRHGGRGFRVIMDIEMDQPWEQELVATFVRAVYVSSVYHSPPQGPSAEWRDRDARRRLAPDSTHLLLRGSIVVIYDEGAQPRWRARWDHSATGDLYANQSVWSINLQTGSTVLRATGDATGRSLTLADAWRRVFPEDEISPTATSPKLDFMRIFTELDQPILLSARSHGTAIRSDGNAVPLPDSVRDLHLLLGYNTSDDRTVDFAHVLNAVLQRGIALTDNRRLPLDRSFSLENVGKQADLEDGSQVPSELYRLKNGPLPLRQRYQRIQDRFRELVGTGFDVLATPDPGQSGHLLIDVTVAEGDYEYPIAFSGAGRQEALFLSTILVGDPGRVIVLDEPGVHIEPTLQRRITQASSDDTQCLVITHSADLVPVSAPSDLSRILRLSLSPAGSKAHRADQLEPKTQARWLQVLGLRDTRSLLFCAGAVLCEGATEVGGLGTWWESSSTPPSSANFALIDVGGDKAFGRYIEFLEAFQIPWSVIADGPALHPGSSLHRQLKEEGLLPATEPNSATPVFDEWKDFWRSNGVFSVADTFGNDGSHAGEFEAYLQRLNPHLLAQLNGERSKPRLGAAFANQHPMPPEIASLYRDVRDRLSPSA, via the coding sequence GTGAAGGTCACACGCATTGAAGCGCAGAACTTTATGTCATTTAGCAGGCTCGACTTGCCGTTGGATGCAGGCACGACGGTGGTAACTGGCCCCAACGCTGTGGGTAAGTCGAATCTGGGCCGGATCATCGACGTGGCCCGCCTGGTGGTGGCCTCGCACGCCAGCTCACAGGTCCAGGAGCAGTTGGACCTGTATGCACGGGCTCCTCGCCACGGTGGCCGAGGTTTTCGGGTGATCATGGACATCGAGATGGACCAGCCCTGGGAACAGGAGCTTGTCGCCACCTTCGTTCGCGCCGTCTACGTATCCAGTGTCTATCACAGCCCGCCGCAGGGACCTTCCGCGGAGTGGCGGGACCGGGATGCCCGCCGTCGACTGGCCCCGGATAGCACCCATCTGCTGCTCCGCGGTTCCATCGTTGTCATCTACGACGAAGGAGCACAACCGCGCTGGCGGGCTAGATGGGACCATTCGGCCACCGGAGATCTTTACGCTAACCAGTCGGTCTGGTCAATAAACTTGCAGACGGGATCCACAGTACTTCGCGCCACTGGTGACGCCACGGGGAGGTCGCTAACTTTGGCGGATGCCTGGCGGCGCGTGTTTCCCGAGGACGAAATCAGCCCTACCGCGACGAGTCCGAAGCTCGACTTCATGCGAATCTTCACAGAGCTTGACCAACCAATTCTTCTCTCGGCCCGTAGCCACGGCACTGCCATACGTAGCGACGGCAATGCCGTGCCGCTGCCGGACAGCGTGCGGGATCTACACCTGCTGCTGGGCTACAACACGAGCGACGACCGGACCGTCGACTTCGCCCATGTCCTGAACGCAGTTCTCCAGCGCGGGATTGCACTCACCGACAATCGACGCCTGCCGCTGGATCGGTCATTCAGTTTGGAGAACGTCGGCAAACAAGCAGACCTTGAGGACGGAAGCCAGGTCCCCTCGGAGCTTTACCGGCTCAAGAACGGCCCGCTGCCCCTCAGACAGCGCTACCAACGGATTCAAGACCGCTTCAGAGAACTGGTTGGCACTGGGTTCGATGTCCTGGCCACCCCCGACCCCGGGCAGTCGGGACACTTGCTGATCGATGTCACAGTGGCTGAGGGCGACTACGAGTACCCGATCGCATTCTCTGGTGCCGGCCGACAAGAAGCACTCTTCCTCAGCACCATTCTCGTGGGAGACCCCGGACGGGTCATCGTGCTGGACGAACCCGGCGTCCACATCGAGCCCACCCTGCAGCGCCGCATCACGCAGGCAAGTTCCGACGATACCCAGTGCCTGGTCATCACCCACAGCGCCGACCTTGTCCCGGTGTCAGCGCCCAGTGACCTGTCAAGGATTCTTCGGCTCTCCCTCTCGCCCGCTGGTAGCAAGGCCCACCGGGCCGACCAGCTTGAGCCCAAGACCCAAGCGCGATGGCTGCAGGTTCTAGGCCTACGTGACACACGCTCTCTTCTGTTCTGCGCTGGTGCCGTGTTGTGTGAGGGAGCGACAGAAGTCGGGGGCCTGGGCACATGGTGGGAAAGCAGCAGCACCCCACCTAGCAGCGCCAACTTCGCTCTGATTGACGTAGGCGGAGACAAGGCCTTCGGTCGCTATATCGAGTTTCTGGAAGCCTTCCAGATTCCATGGTCCGTCATCGCAGACGGACCTGCACTGCACCCGGGAAGCAGCCTGCATCGACAGCTGAAAGAGGAAGGCCTGCTTCCCGCCACGGAACCCAACAGTGCGACACCCGTATTCGACGAATGGAAGGACTTCTGGAGGAGCAACGGGGTATTCAGTGTCGCTGACACCTTCGGAAACGACGGTTCGCACGCCGGGGAATTCGAAGCTTACCTCCAGCGACTGAATCCGCACCTACTTGCCCAGCTCAACGGGGAAAGGAGTAAACCTCGGCTCGGAGCCGCATTCGCCAATCAGCACCCCATGCCTCCCGAGATCGCCAGCCTGTACAGGGACGTCCGGGACCGTCTGAGTCCTTCTGCCTGA